In a genomic window of Wyeomyia smithii strain HCP4-BCI-WySm-NY-G18 chromosome 1, ASM2978416v1, whole genome shotgun sequence:
- the LOC129718480 gene encoding zinc finger protein 33B-like has translation MCIICYTILTIKMDFNMICRLCCKQTDHLRSIIEVKTINLPNVFTDILKLKFSDEDGLPQKICRSCLSTLDNIYETVEYFRSNDKNLRLRLNEWSEIYIKEELIDTDEEQRTFTQQLEKRPFSVKAEEQKDVSEERVTHSDNEAIYEEWLSEYENQRCDTFNQRPFQNEEVYADMDKKNDTDVSKKKNGTRIGRPRTRFDDPNRPRLNDFKCYVCKSESMGTPDALRAHLEVHLDQLPYTCTICVAETIVINSITTLNIHKRMHENPYKCPQCDRCYANKRAVDGHIQSYHSEENTPSPSICDKCGKVCRSLTSLKYHERLHTSACACEFCGKLFVDRHKLRRHIERKHEKLKKYECYLCHKKLCSMDAVQVHFKTIHSTKVVNCEYCGKRYPSELSLRYHLKKHEKDPNSKFSCDWKNYYSEIVTGENKPSKKCNLCGAVVKAIAPHMRSVHFPKEYRCNICESVYKSKNTYDIHVLEHKFGKAHRCPICDKEFSEKKNLIAHLKTKKHRDHPLAKSLGWLDMKSEAGINQLKPEDTA, from the exons ATGTGCATTATTTGTTACACTATTTTAACTATCAAAATGGATTTCAATATGATTTGTCGACTCTGTTGTAAACAAACAGACCACTTACGTTCTATTATTGAGgtgaaaacaataaatttgcCAAATGTTTTCACTGATATTTTGAAATTAAAG TTTTCTGATGAAGATGGCCTTCCTCAAAAAATTTGCAGGTCTTGCCTCTCTACGTTGGATAATATATATGAAACAGTTGAATACTTTCGCAGTAATGACAAAAACCTACGGCTTCGGTTGAATGAATGGTCGGAAATCTATATAAAAGAAGAATTAATCGATACTGACGAGGAGCAACGAACATTTACTCAACAATT agaaaaaCGGCCATTCTCAGTTAAAGCGGAAGAGCAAAAGGACGTTTCCGAAGAAAGAGTAACACATTCAGATAATGAGGCAATTTATGAAGAATGGTTATCTGAATATGAAAATCAACGGTGCGATACGTTCAATCAAAGACCATTCCAAAACGAGGAAGTTTATGCCGATatggataaaaaaaatgacactgACGTtagtaagaaaaaaaatggaactCGAATTGGCCGACCTAGAACTCGCTTCGATGATCCAAATAGACCACGTTTAAACGATTTCAAATGCTATGTATGCAAGAGCGAATCAATGGGTACACCAGATGCATTGCGAGCTCATTTGGAAGTTCACTTAGATCAATTACCTTACACATGCACGATTTGCGTAGCAGAAACAATTGTTATTAACAGTATAACAACGCTGAATATCCACAAAAGGATGCATGAAAATCCGTATAAATGTCCCCAATGCGATCGATGCTATGCTAATAAGCGAGCTGTTGATGGACATATACAGTCATATCATTCAGAAGAAAACACTCCTTCTCCTTCAATTTGTGACAAATGTGGCAAAGTTTGTCGGTCTTTGACATCTTTGAAATATCACGAGAGGCTTCATACATCTGCATGCGCATGTGAATTTTGTGGCAAACTTTTTGTCGATAGACACAAACTTCGACGACATATTGAACGAAAGCATGAGAAATTGAAGAAATATGAATGTTACCTCTGTCACAAAAAGTTATGCTCTATGGATGCAGTGCAAGTGCATTTTAAGACTATACATTCAACAAAGGTGGTAAATTGTGAATACTGTGGTAAAAG ATATCCATCAGAATTATCCCTTcgatatcatttgaaaaagcacGAAAAAGACCCAAATTCAAAGTTCTCCTGcgattggaaaaattattattctgAAATAGTTACTGGTGAGAATAAACCATCTAAGAAATGCAATTTATGTGGAGCGGTTGTAAAAGCCATTGCCCCACACATGCGTTCCGTGCATTTTCCtaaagagtaccgctgcaatataTGTGAGTCAGTATATAAATCTAAGAACACCTACGACATTCATGTTTTGGAGCATAAATTTGGTAAAGCACATCGATGCCCGATATGTGACAAagaattttctgaaaaaaagaaTTTGATTGCGCATTTAAAAACTAAGAAACATCGAGACCATCCATTAGCCAAATCACTTGGCTGGTTAGATATGAAAAGTGAAGCTGGTATCAACCAGCTAAAACCGGAAGATACGgcatga